In the genome of Bacillus sp. S3, one region contains:
- a CDS encoding RBBP9/YdeN family alpha/beta hydrolase produces MKEQSFLIIHGLGGSGPNHWQTWLAHELTERNYHVSYPTFSHFDSPNKSVWLAELDAAIQTLPAGHQLTVITHSLGCLLWLHYTAIYPKRIAVQVILVAPPSPAIVLSQAKSFYPVPLQGNRLSRAAEDTLFIHSTNDPYCSMKDAKSYLSLGYPSIVLPDSGHINTDSGHGKWPWILEQCLVDGKITQYV; encoded by the coding sequence ATGAAGGAACAGAGTTTTCTCATCATCCATGGATTAGGAGGGAGCGGCCCGAATCACTGGCAAACGTGGCTTGCACATGAACTAACAGAAAGAAACTACCATGTTAGTTACCCAACCTTCTCGCACTTCGATAGCCCTAATAAGAGTGTTTGGCTGGCCGAATTAGATGCGGCGATACAAACCCTCCCGGCAGGCCATCAGCTTACTGTTATTACTCACAGTCTTGGCTGCTTGCTTTGGCTTCATTACACAGCGATTTATCCGAAAAGAATCGCTGTACAAGTCATTCTTGTTGCACCTCCATCTCCAGCCATTGTTCTTTCTCAAGCAAAATCTTTTTATCCTGTACCGTTACAAGGGAACCGTCTCTCAAGAGCAGCAGAAGATACATTATTTATTCATTCAACCAATGATCCCTATTGCAGTATGAAGGATGCGAAAAGCTATCTAAGCTTGGGCTATCCCTCGATTGTTTTACCGGATTCCGGGCATATTAATACAGATTCCGGGCACGGAAAATGGCCGTGGATATTGGAACAGTGCCTAGTCGATGGAAAAATAACCCAATATGTATAA
- a CDS encoding sulfurtransferase TusA family protein yields the protein MTYEPDLLYDAGPTGCGELIMNLFLTMKKMESGQIIEVISYDPGAREDLPAWCRMQTHTLLERRDVGKTSHYFIEKG from the coding sequence ATGACCTATGAACCAGATTTACTATATGATGCAGGCCCGACCGGCTGCGGAGAATTGATTATGAATCTATTTCTAACAATGAAAAAGATGGAAAGCGGTCAAATCATTGAAGTGATTTCCTATGACCCTGGTGCAAGAGAGGACCTGCCGGCATGGTGCAGAATGCAAACGCATACCCTTCTTGAACGCAGAGACGTTGGCAAGACAAGCCACTATTTTATTGAAAAAGGTTAA
- a CDS encoding DsrE family protein yields MAGKFLVSLTNAKNDPDKATVGFVVANAAVASGQETVVFLNVEGAYLASKGYAEEIHEEGFAPLKQLMDQFTEAGGTLWVCSPCFKKRGLEEEQLIEGATIVGGAKLVEFLSQGAASITY; encoded by the coding sequence ATGGCTGGAAAATTTTTAGTAAGTTTAACAAATGCAAAGAATGATCCTGATAAGGCAACAGTTGGATTCGTGGTTGCCAATGCGGCAGTGGCATCTGGACAGGAAACAGTGGTATTTCTGAATGTTGAAGGCGCTTACCTTGCGTCAAAAGGATATGCTGAAGAAATTCATGAAGAAGGCTTTGCCCCATTAAAACAGTTAATGGATCAGTTTACAGAAGCGGGCGGAACCCTTTGGGTGTGCAGTCCATGTTTTAAAAAGCGCGGCTTGGAAGAAGAACAATTAATTGAAGGTGCAACCATTGTGGGCGGAGCGAAATTAGTTGAGTTCCTCAGCCAAGGTGCAGCTTCCATTACGTATTAG
- a CDS encoding cation acetate symporter — protein sequence MNTPAFIMFLGIVFVTLIITYYASKKTKNASEFYTAGGGLTGWQNGLAIAGDYMSAASFLGIAGAVALTGFDGFFYSIGFLVAYLVVLYIVAEPLRNLGKYTFADMIAARFNAKKIRGFAAMNTVVISIFYMIAQLVGAGALIKLLLGLDYTTSVLIVGVLMTVYVIFGGMHATSWVQIIKAVLLMGGTFLISIIVFAKFNWSITDMFAQMKTATPLKEAFLNPGVKYKIGLDTISLNMGLVLGTAGLPHILVRFFTVKDAKTARASVVYATWIIGLFYVMTIFLGFGAAAFVGNSEIVAANPAGNMAAPLLAKALGGNMLFAFVSAVAFATILAVVAGLVLTAASAFAHDFYNEILRKGKATEKQQVSMARWAAIAVSVISIILALGAQTLNVAFLVSLAFAVAASANLPVIIYTIYWKRFNTTGAVWAMVVGLITAIGLVLISPNVFSPEAGKAIFVGNPIFPYTTPGIVSIPLGFLAGYLGTIFSSQKADVKKFEEVLVKSNTGIGINN from the coding sequence ATGAACACCCCTGCTTTTATTATGTTTCTTGGAATCGTTTTTGTAACGTTAATTATTACATATTACGCTTCCAAAAAAACAAAAAATGCAAGTGAATTTTATACGGCCGGCGGCGGGCTGACGGGCTGGCAAAACGGACTTGCCATCGCCGGGGATTATATGTCAGCTGCTTCATTCCTAGGAATTGCCGGTGCTGTAGCCTTAACTGGCTTTGATGGTTTTTTCTATAGTATTGGATTCCTTGTTGCCTACCTTGTTGTTCTTTATATAGTGGCGGAACCATTAAGAAATCTTGGAAAATATACATTTGCAGATATGATTGCAGCCCGCTTCAATGCCAAGAAAATCCGCGGGTTTGCAGCGATGAATACTGTAGTTATTTCAATCTTTTATATGATTGCACAGCTTGTAGGTGCGGGAGCACTTATTAAATTATTATTAGGCTTAGACTATACTACATCGGTTTTAATCGTTGGTGTCTTGATGACGGTTTATGTTATTTTTGGCGGGATGCATGCGACGAGCTGGGTGCAAATCATTAAAGCTGTTCTGTTAATGGGCGGTACTTTCTTAATCTCGATCATTGTATTTGCTAAGTTTAATTGGAGCATCACTGATATGTTTGCCCAAATGAAAACGGCCACGCCTTTGAAAGAAGCTTTCTTAAATCCGGGGGTCAAATACAAAATTGGTCTTGATACGATTTCATTAAATATGGGACTCGTACTAGGGACCGCCGGATTGCCGCATATCCTCGTCCGCTTCTTTACTGTTAAAGATGCGAAAACGGCTCGTGCCTCCGTTGTTTATGCAACTTGGATTATTGGACTCTTTTATGTTATGACAATTTTCCTCGGTTTTGGGGCTGCAGCCTTTGTCGGTAATTCTGAAATCGTCGCAGCTAATCCAGCTGGAAATATGGCAGCACCACTGTTAGCAAAAGCGCTTGGCGGGAATATGCTATTTGCATTTGTTTCAGCAGTTGCCTTTGCAACAATTCTAGCAGTTGTTGCAGGACTTGTTTTAACAGCAGCTTCTGCCTTTGCCCATGATTTCTATAACGAAATCCTTCGCAAAGGAAAAGCAACGGAGAAGCAGCAAGTTAGTATGGCTCGCTGGGCCGCTATTGCAGTTTCTGTCATTTCTATTATTCTTGCATTAGGGGCGCAAACACTTAATGTTGCCTTCCTGGTTTCTCTTGCATTTGCCGTAGCTGCCAGTGCGAACCTGCCCGTCATTATTTACACCATCTACTGGAAGCGATTCAATACAACAGGTGCGGTATGGGCAATGGTCGTTGGATTGATCACTGCAATCGGCCTTGTGCTTATTAGCCCGAACGTGTTCAGTCCTGAAGCAGGGAAAGCCATTTTTGTCGGCAATCCTATCTTCCCATATACTACACCGGGAATCGTCTCGATCCCGCTTGGATTCCTTGCCGGTTACTTAGGAACCATCTTCTCCAGCCAAAAGGCTGATGTGAAGAAGTTCGAGGAAGTATTGGTGAAATCAAATACTGGAATTGGTATTAATAATTAG
- a CDS encoding DUF485 domain-containing protein: MKAYSESDYSSIVQSPSFQTLLSEKKKFIIPVTIFFFCFYFALPILTSYSTVLNHKFIGSITWAWVFAFLQFIMTWGLCMLYSKKAEKFDELANKVVQEGVNS; encoded by the coding sequence ATGAAAGCATATTCTGAAAGCGATTACAGTTCTATTGTCCAATCACCATCATTTCAAACATTGCTCTCCGAAAAGAAGAAATTTATTATTCCAGTCACTATTTTCTTTTTTTGCTTTTATTTCGCACTACCTATATTAACCTCTTATTCAACGGTATTGAATCATAAGTTTATCGGCAGTATTACATGGGCATGGGTTTTTGCATTCTTACAATTTATTATGACTTGGGGATTATGCATGCTTTATTCAAAGAAAGCGGAAAAATTTGATGAATTAGCCAATAAAGTGGTTCAAGAAGGGGTGAATAGCTGA
- a CDS encoding sulfurtransferase TusA family protein, which yields MYSPHAVCDGGDLDCGSGLLLIIKKAMDPLENGQILEVRSRERTVAEDLPAWCRMVDHGFLGSEPGDNTIRYFIRKGAEQTELEQDLEAAKGYQWSVRVQGENDLSAKVHSRNHTFTVGQPADFSPKVNAPSAIDYLIGSLASCLTVGYKAQASKRNLEIDHVELSLKGGLENVLYHMELEDEGSPKLGQFTGTFYVSSPESETVLEELWKNTLARSPIYQTLKQAVKIEIRLSIVF from the coding sequence ATGTATTCACCACATGCAGTCTGTGACGGCGGAGATTTAGATTGCGGGTCCGGTTTATTGCTGATTATAAAAAAGGCAATGGATCCCTTGGAAAATGGGCAGATTCTTGAAGTCCGAAGCAGAGAAAGAACAGTAGCTGAGGACCTGCCGGCATGGTGCCGAATGGTGGACCATGGATTTCTTGGTTCGGAACCTGGTGACAATACAATCAGATATTTTATTCGAAAAGGTGCCGAACAAACGGAATTAGAGCAGGATTTGGAGGCAGCGAAAGGCTATCAATGGAGTGTTCGGGTTCAGGGAGAAAACGATCTCTCCGCAAAGGTGCACTCCAGAAACCATACCTTTACAGTGGGACAGCCGGCCGATTTCAGTCCGAAGGTGAATGCACCAAGTGCAATCGACTATTTGATTGGATCGCTTGCCTCTTGTTTGACGGTGGGCTACAAAGCACAAGCCTCCAAGCGTAACCTCGAGATTGATCATGTAGAGCTGAGCTTAAAGGGTGGACTGGAAAATGTTCTTTATCATATGGAACTAGAAGATGAGGGCAGCCCTAAACTTGGTCAGTTTACTGGAACCTTTTATGTGTCATCACCTGAATCTGAAACGGTGCTCGAGGAATTATGGAAAAATACGCTTGCACGGTCACCCATTTATCAAACTCTTAAACAAGCAGTTAAGATTGAAATTAGGCTCTCGATTGTATTTTAA
- a CDS encoding cobalamin-independent methionine synthase II family protein: MNVPKFPTTVIGSWPRSNEVKRAMRDKRAGRISEEEFQIIADQAVLQCLKWQEEAGIDIISDGEQRRDNFISFVAEHLNNVRMLTVSELLEYVEDKASFEEILGTLDVPAFSMSNPAATGKISRRKPLALDDYLFLNKHTDKAIKVMLPGPYLLTRAMWVEGLSKDAYPTKEDLSVDIINVLREEVEELIAAGVDFIQFDEPVLTELVFTQKNANRTFMCGALTAKADAAEEIAFALDLMNQVTEGMLGRGSRIGVHVCRGNWSTQEQVLLRGPYDPLIPYLAHVNVDQLILEYATPRAGELDVIAEFGGKELGLGIVNPRTETIENVEAIIERVQEARKYLSDEKIFLNPDCGFGTFAQRPMNSDEIAFEKLKVMSEAAIKLREMVLVKENN; this comes from the coding sequence ATGAATGTACCGAAATTTCCGACCACTGTTATTGGCAGCTGGCCAAGGTCGAACGAAGTAAAAAGAGCCATGCGCGATAAACGGGCCGGAAGAATAAGTGAAGAAGAGTTTCAAATTATTGCAGATCAAGCCGTGTTACAATGCTTGAAATGGCAGGAAGAAGCAGGAATAGATATCATCTCTGACGGTGAGCAGCGACGCGATAATTTTATCTCGTTTGTAGCCGAACATCTAAACAATGTCCGGATGCTGACGGTTTCGGAGCTGCTTGAATATGTCGAGGATAAAGCAAGCTTTGAGGAAATCCTTGGAACATTAGACGTACCGGCATTTTCAATGTCAAATCCGGCAGCCACTGGAAAAATCAGCCGGAGGAAGCCGCTTGCACTTGATGACTATTTATTTTTGAATAAGCATACAGACAAAGCCATTAAGGTCATGCTCCCGGGTCCTTACCTGTTAACAAGAGCGATGTGGGTAGAAGGGCTTTCAAAAGATGCTTACCCGACAAAAGAGGATTTGTCTGTTGATATTATTAATGTTTTACGTGAAGAAGTGGAAGAGTTGATTGCCGCCGGAGTTGATTTTATTCAATTCGATGAGCCTGTGTTGACAGAACTTGTTTTCACGCAAAAAAATGCCAACCGGACCTTTATGTGCGGTGCATTGACGGCAAAAGCCGATGCTGCTGAAGAGATTGCCTTTGCACTTGATTTAATGAATCAGGTAACAGAAGGCATGCTTGGAAGAGGGTCAAGGATCGGTGTACATGTGTGCCGCGGTAACTGGAGCACTCAAGAACAGGTTCTGCTTCGCGGACCATATGATCCATTAATTCCCTATCTCGCACATGTAAATGTCGATCAGCTTATTCTTGAATATGCGACTCCTCGTGCCGGGGAGCTTGATGTGATTGCTGAATTTGGCGGGAAAGAGCTGGGATTGGGTATCGTCAATCCTCGAACAGAAACAATCGAAAACGTTGAGGCAATCATTGAACGAGTCCAAGAGGCTAGAAAGTACCTGTCGGATGAAAAAATCTTTTTAAATCCGGATTGCGGCTTTGGTACATTTGCACAACGGCCAATGAACAGCGACGAGATTGCTTTTGAAAAATTAAAGGTGATGTCGGAGGCAGCGATAAAGCTGCGGGAAATGGTTCTAGTAAAGGAGAATAATTAA
- a CDS encoding MgtC/SapB family protein — protein MSNADVDILIKLGISAIFGLIIGLERELKRKPVGLKTSLVISVVSCLLTIVSIQSAYMFPNSDEVKITMDPLRLAAQIVSGIGFLGAGVILRRGNDSISGLTTAAMIWGAAGIGIAVGAGFYLEAFAGVALLIISVELIPFLMKLFGPKQLREKEITLQLFIRDQKQIEIAISFLLEKKYIIRRLRIKDLDNGDHLVQILVAVDYREKTTEVYAAVSEIDGVKKVEIESLS, from the coding sequence ATGAGCAATGCGGATGTTGATATATTAATTAAGCTCGGTATTTCTGCTATTTTCGGACTGATCATCGGTCTTGAACGTGAGTTGAAAAGGAAACCTGTAGGTCTTAAGACAAGTCTTGTTATTTCCGTTGTAAGCTGTTTGCTGACGATTGTATCCATTCAATCTGCGTATATGTTTCCAAATTCAGATGAAGTAAAGATTACAATGGATCCGCTCAGACTTGCAGCACAGATTGTCTCGGGAATTGGTTTTTTAGGTGCTGGTGTCATATTAAGAAGAGGAAACGACAGTATTTCAGGTTTAACAACGGCTGCCATGATTTGGGGAGCTGCGGGTATTGGAATTGCAGTAGGTGCAGGTTTTTATTTAGAAGCATTTGCCGGCGTTGCCCTACTTATCATTAGTGTAGAGTTAATTCCTTTTTTAATGAAACTCTTTGGTCCGAAGCAATTGCGAGAAAAGGAAATTACCCTTCAGTTATTTATAAGAGACCAAAAGCAAATCGAAATAGCTATTTCTTTTTTACTAGAAAAAAAATATATTATTCGCAGGCTTCGAATAAAGGATTTAGATAACGGAGATCATCTGGTTCAAATTTTGGTTGCAGTTGATTACCGTGAAAAAACCACTGAGGTATATGCCGCTGTTTCAGAAATAGATGGAGTAAAAAAGGTGGAAATTGAAAGTTTAAGCTAA
- a CDS encoding DEAD/DEAH box helicase has product MADFLSLGISETLVQQLRGYGVAIPTPIQEQSIPFVMKGNDIIAQAQTGTGKTFAFILPILEKIDRDAAHVQALIVTPTRELALQITEEIEKLIVGMQGISVLAAYGGQDVEKQLKKLKRNPQIVVGTPGRLLDHIRRETVRLSEISLLVLDEADQMLHIGFLGEVEDIIRETPATRQTMLFSATMPPEIRKLAAKHMKAPEYIQIEKTQGPAENVKQLAIHTTDRAKQATLIQLIETHRPFLAVIFCRTKRRVSKLYDALKAHGFPCDELHGDLSQAKREQVMKRFRDAEIQLLIATDVAARGLDVEGVTHVFNYDIPQDAESYVHRIGRTGRAGMTGLAITFYSSADRPTLDLIEKELTITIPKQNLGNSGQEIEHSRDEKKARPYGQNEKRGTGSGKKGRGSRNRNNADFKGEQKGNFKPKQGKRTGPKNSTFKSGGKSAKTSSSRKK; this is encoded by the coding sequence TTGGCAGACTTTTTATCATTAGGAATTTCAGAAACTTTAGTACAGCAATTACGCGGCTATGGTGTCGCGATCCCAACACCGATTCAAGAACAATCGATTCCATTTGTAATGAAGGGTAACGATATTATTGCACAGGCACAAACGGGGACAGGGAAAACCTTTGCCTTTATCCTGCCGATTCTTGAAAAAATCGATAGGGATGCAGCACATGTGCAAGCACTCATCGTCACTCCTACAAGAGAATTGGCCTTGCAAATAACAGAAGAAATTGAAAAATTGATTGTCGGTATGCAGGGTATCTCTGTGTTAGCTGCATATGGCGGTCAGGATGTTGAAAAACAGCTGAAAAAATTAAAGCGGAATCCGCAAATAGTTGTCGGTACTCCCGGCCGGCTGTTAGATCATATTAGGAGAGAAACGGTTCGATTATCAGAAATATCCCTTCTTGTATTAGACGAGGCGGACCAAATGCTTCATATCGGATTTCTCGGGGAAGTGGAGGATATTATTCGGGAGACACCTGCAACCCGGCAAACCATGTTATTCTCTGCAACAATGCCGCCGGAAATCAGGAAATTGGCGGCAAAACATATGAAAGCGCCTGAATACATTCAAATAGAAAAAACACAAGGTCCTGCTGAAAATGTCAAGCAGCTGGCGATCCATACAACAGACAGGGCGAAGCAGGCAACATTGATTCAATTAATAGAAACGCATCGGCCGTTTTTAGCGGTTATTTTTTGCCGGACAAAACGGAGAGTAAGTAAGCTATATGATGCGCTGAAAGCCCACGGATTTCCATGTGACGAATTACATGGGGACTTATCGCAGGCTAAAAGGGAACAAGTGATGAAGCGGTTTAGGGATGCAGAGATTCAATTATTAATTGCAACCGATGTGGCAGCAAGGGGACTTGATGTTGAAGGGGTCACACATGTATTCAATTATGATATTCCGCAAGATGCCGAAAGCTATGTCCACCGTATTGGCCGAACAGGCAGGGCAGGAATGACCGGCTTGGCAATTACATTTTACTCGTCCGCTGACCGGCCAACACTTGATTTAATTGAAAAAGAACTGACGATTACGATTCCAAAACAAAACCTGGGAAACAGCGGTCAGGAAATTGAACATTCGAGGGATGAAAAGAAAGCCCGACCATATGGTCAAAATGAAAAACGCGGCACCGGAAGTGGAAAGAAGGGTAGAGGATCTCGAAACCGAAATAATGCAGATTTTAAAGGTGAGCAAAAAGGGAACTTCAAACCTAAACAAGGTAAACGAACCGGGCCAAAGAACTCCACCTTTAAGTCTGGCGGCAAATCGGCTAAAACAAGTTCAAGCAGAAAAAAATAA
- a CDS encoding OsmC family protein yields MGQLMNFKVEGKGTGMRLDAAAGKHTIAIDEPVSFGGKDSAIDPLSAFLSSLIACENVMAQLIAQEMKFDLQGISFNVEGSLDLAGLMGDLSVKPYFQQVTVNAVVETSESQERIDELQKAVDLRCPVYRTMKDAGIPVVNHWVKAAVIV; encoded by the coding sequence ATGGGACAGTTGATGAACTTTAAAGTAGAGGGTAAAGGAACTGGAATGCGCCTTGATGCGGCTGCAGGCAAGCATACGATTGCGATCGATGAACCGGTATCTTTTGGTGGGAAGGACTCGGCGATTGACCCGCTTTCGGCATTTTTATCCTCGTTGATTGCCTGTGAAAATGTCATGGCTCAATTGATAGCGCAGGAAATGAAATTTGACCTTCAAGGAATCTCCTTTAATGTTGAGGGAAGCTTGGATCTAGCAGGACTCATGGGAGATTTATCGGTTAAACCTTACTTTCAGCAAGTCACAGTCAATGCGGTTGTCGAAACATCCGAGTCCCAAGAAAGAATTGATGAATTACAAAAAGCAGTTGACCTCAGATGCCCTGTTTATCGAACAATGAAGGACGCCGGCATTCCGGTCGTAAATCACTGGGTGAAAGCGGCCGTAATAGTTTAA